A genome region from Thermoanaerobaculia bacterium includes the following:
- the arcC gene encoding carbamate kinase: protein MSPQPFFSFVRPLAVVAFGGNALLPPDGDGTQAEQQRLAEEAARRLLPVLNRGYELIVVHGNGPQVGNILIQVEEAADRIPPQTLDVCVAQTQGSMGFLLETAMANVLKPAGFEKEVVTIVTTVEVDAADPAFGKPTKPVGPFFERERAETLAKSRGWTIVEDAGRGWRKVVASPKPKAIRNTEIVAWLVNRGKIVIAGGGGGIPVVVDDSGRMRGVEAVIDKDYVASLLAANLAADLFVILTGVPQVYKDWGKPTQQALASLAPAEARALSDAGQFPKGSMGPKIDAALEFLEAGGREVLITDAESLSAALDGRSGTYVRNA, encoded by the coding sequence GTGAGTCCGCAGCCCTTCTTTTCCTTCGTCCGGCCGCTCGCGGTCGTGGCGTTCGGCGGCAACGCGCTCCTCCCTCCCGACGGCGACGGGACCCAGGCGGAGCAGCAGCGGCTGGCCGAGGAGGCGGCGCGCCGCCTCCTGCCGGTGTTGAATCGCGGCTACGAGCTCATCGTCGTCCACGGCAACGGCCCGCAGGTGGGGAACATCCTCATCCAGGTCGAGGAAGCGGCGGACCGGATCCCGCCCCAGACGCTCGACGTCTGCGTGGCCCAGACGCAGGGCTCGATGGGTTTCCTCCTCGAGACGGCGATGGCGAACGTGCTGAAGCCCGCCGGCTTCGAGAAGGAGGTCGTGACGATCGTCACGACGGTCGAGGTCGACGCCGCTGACCCCGCCTTCGGGAAGCCGACGAAGCCGGTCGGCCCGTTCTTCGAGCGGGAGCGCGCCGAGACTCTGGCGAAGAGCCGCGGCTGGACGATCGTCGAGGACGCGGGGCGCGGCTGGCGCAAGGTCGTCGCGTCGCCGAAGCCGAAGGCGATCCGGAACACGGAGATCGTGGCGTGGCTCGTCAACCGCGGCAAGATCGTCATCGCCGGGGGCGGCGGGGGGATCCCGGTCGTCGTCGACGATTCGGGGCGGATGCGCGGCGTCGAGGCGGTGATCGACAAGGACTACGTCGCGTCGCTGCTGGCCGCGAACCTCGCGGCGGACCTCTTCGTCATCCTGACCGGGGTGCCGCAGGTGTACAAGGACTGGGGGAAGCCGACGCAGCAGGCCCTCGCGTCGCTCGCCCCGGCGGAGGCGCGGGCGCTCTCCGACGCGGGGCAGTTCCCGAAGGGAAGCATGGGCCCGAAGATCGACGCGGCGCTCGAGTTCCTGGAGGCGGGAGGCCGCGAGGTGCTGATCACCGACGCGGAGTCGCTCTCGGCCGCCCTCGACGGGCGGAGCGGAACATACGTGAGGAACGCATGA
- the argF gene encoding ornithine carbamoyltransferase yields MKKDFVSIHDRTPAEIGELLDLADAVKTDRARYRTTLSGKTLAMIFEKSSTRTRVSFEAGMYQLGGLGMFLSSRDLQIGRGEPIADTARVLSCYVDGIMARTFAHETVTELARHATVPVINGLTDLLHPCQVMADLQTIRETFGRLAGLKLAYVGDGNNMAHSLMFGGARTGMSVAVASPAGYEPKPEIVAAARQDAEETGAAITTTRDPAEAVAGAHVVYTDVWASMGQEEEAQVRRQKFAGFSVTDALMEKASRDAIFLHCLPAHRGEEVAASVADGPRSRIFEEAENRLHAQKAILVSLMA; encoded by the coding sequence ATGAAGAAGGATTTCGTCTCGATCCACGACCGGACGCCCGCCGAGATCGGCGAGCTCCTCGACCTCGCCGACGCCGTCAAGACGGACCGCGCGCGGTATCGCACGACGCTCTCGGGAAAGACGCTGGCGATGATCTTCGAGAAATCGTCGACCCGCACGCGCGTCTCGTTCGAGGCGGGGATGTACCAGCTCGGCGGCCTCGGCATGTTCCTCTCCTCGCGCGACCTCCAGATCGGCCGCGGCGAGCCGATCGCGGACACGGCGCGCGTGCTGTCGTGCTATGTCGATGGGATCATGGCCCGCACGTTCGCGCACGAGACCGTCACGGAGCTCGCGCGGCATGCCACCGTCCCGGTGATCAACGGGCTGACCGATCTCCTCCACCCGTGCCAGGTGATGGCCGACCTCCAGACGATCCGCGAGACGTTCGGCCGACTCGCGGGGTTGAAGCTCGCCTACGTGGGCGACGGGAACAACATGGCCCATTCGCTGATGTTCGGGGGCGCCCGGACCGGGATGTCCGTCGCCGTCGCGAGCCCCGCGGGATACGAGCCGAAGCCGGAGATCGTCGCGGCCGCCCGCCAGGACGCGGAAGAGACGGGCGCCGCGATCACGACCACCCGCGATCCCGCCGAGGCCGTCGCCGGCGCGCACGTCGTCTACACCGACGTCTGGGCGTCGATGGGGCAGGAAGAGGAGGCGCAGGTCCGCCGGCAGAAGTTCGCCGGCTTTTCGGTCACCGACGCCCTGATGGAGAAAGCCTCGCGGGACGCCATCTTCCTCCACTGCCTGCCCGCGCACCGCGGCGAGGAGGTCGCCGCGTCCGTCGCCGACGGCCCGCGCTCGCGGATCTTCGAAGAGGCCGAGAACCGGCTCCACGCGCAGAAGGCGATCCTCGTCTCCCTGATGGCGTGA
- a CDS encoding arginine deiminase family protein: IVREDGQISDRLETLYVLPPLPNSFFVRDPQTVLGDRVILGSMATSARLREPLLSGYVFQYSRRFERPKDFFVFREFSTDFTRLSTATSRPSLEGGDILIPREDILLVGISERTSKATVEHLAASLKEGKTGIKKIFTVEIPARRSYMHLDTVFTMISRDECLCYGPMIVKGGPEEADVYQVTLTGREITYTSKGSLLEVLKENGIDLKPVACGGSDPIQQQREQWTDGANAFALAPGVIVCYERNVRTAEELSRRGYKILYEDDILMGRDELELWTDKKYAIQIAGPELSRARGGPRCMTMPLARKDP, from the coding sequence GATCGTCCGCGAGGATGGGCAGATCTCCGACCGCCTCGAGACGCTCTACGTGCTTCCGCCGCTGCCGAACTCCTTCTTCGTGCGCGACCCGCAGACCGTTCTGGGCGACCGCGTGATCCTCGGCTCGATGGCGACGTCGGCGCGCCTGCGCGAGCCGCTCCTCTCGGGGTACGTGTTCCAGTATTCCAGGCGGTTCGAGAGGCCGAAGGACTTCTTCGTCTTCCGCGAGTTCTCGACCGACTTCACGCGCCTGTCGACCGCGACGTCGCGCCCGTCGCTCGAGGGGGGCGACATCCTGATCCCGCGCGAGGACATCCTCCTCGTCGGGATCTCGGAGCGCACCTCGAAAGCGACCGTCGAGCACCTCGCGGCGTCGCTCAAGGAGGGGAAGACGGGCATCAAGAAGATCTTCACCGTCGAGATCCCGGCGCGCCGGTCCTACATGCACCTCGACACGGTCTTCACCATGATCAGCCGCGACGAGTGCCTCTGCTACGGGCCGATGATCGTCAAGGGGGGGCCGGAGGAGGCGGACGTCTACCAGGTGACGCTCACCGGCCGCGAGATCACCTACACGTCGAAGGGATCGCTCCTGGAGGTCCTGAAGGAGAACGGCATCGACCTGAAACCGGTCGCCTGCGGAGGGAGCGATCCGATCCAGCAGCAGCGGGAGCAGTGGACCGACGGGGCGAACGCCTTCGCGCTCGCGCCGGGCGTCATCGTCTGCTACGAGCGCAACGTGCGCACCGCCGAGGAGCTCTCGCGCCGGGGATACAAGATCCTCTACGAGGACGACATCCTGATGGGCCGCGACGAGCTCGAGCTCTGGACGGACAAGAAGTACGCGATCCAGATCGCGGGTCCGGAGCTCTCTCGCGCGCGCGGCGGCCCGCGCTGCATGACGATGCCTCTCGCGCGAAAGGATCCGTGA
- a CDS encoding TonB family protein: protein MSAPRRTRPRPDRRPGFWARPEVRRYLPVAIGVLAMILLALTFAVAPRGRRRDAAFSAAPASEPAAVSEERAELRRAPDSRSEAVIALGRGSAVTIEEEKGTWCRVRDRSGRGGYLPRHAVERDSDRALRARRAEAIFKFAPLSGDVAQDTPLLLAPFSFAAVWGEAERGDSLDVYSVDHGYYATKLPDGTLGFVSSEDVDIVPANPAEPALTPGTGKVVKGISVAEQAPPASEAPPTPSPIPGMPDDVPAPGLPPSSAAPPGGLSGAGAEIAPAVLIQKVEPTYPPAALAARVAGTVVLQVSIDREGNVTRVRPTRQAPLGMTEAAIAAVERWKYRPATALGGPIPSMKLVRIEFKPPQ from the coding sequence GTGAGCGCTCCCCGACGAACGCGGCCTCGGCCGGACCGCCGGCCGGGATTCTGGGCGCGCCCCGAGGTCCGGCGCTACCTTCCCGTCGCGATCGGCGTGCTCGCGATGATCCTGCTCGCCCTGACGTTCGCCGTGGCGCCGCGCGGAAGGCGCCGGGACGCGGCCTTCTCGGCCGCTCCAGCGTCGGAGCCCGCCGCCGTCTCGGAGGAGCGCGCCGAGCTGCGCCGGGCGCCGGACTCGCGATCGGAAGCGGTGATCGCCCTCGGACGCGGCTCGGCGGTGACGATCGAGGAGGAGAAGGGGACGTGGTGCCGCGTGCGCGACCGCTCGGGGCGTGGGGGATACCTCCCGCGCCACGCGGTCGAACGGGACTCCGACCGGGCCCTCCGCGCGCGCCGCGCCGAGGCGATCTTCAAGTTCGCGCCGCTTTCGGGCGACGTGGCCCAGGACACGCCGCTGCTGCTGGCTCCCTTCTCGTTCGCCGCGGTGTGGGGGGAAGCCGAACGGGGCGATTCACTCGACGTCTATTCCGTCGACCACGGCTATTACGCGACGAAGCTCCCCGACGGCACGCTGGGATTCGTCTCCTCCGAGGACGTGGACATCGTTCCCGCCAACCCGGCCGAGCCGGCGCTGACGCCCGGGACGGGAAAGGTCGTCAAGGGAATCTCCGTCGCGGAGCAGGCCCCGCCGGCCTCCGAGGCGCCGCCGACGCCGTCGCCGATCCCCGGCATGCCCGACGACGTGCCCGCTCCGGGATTGCCCCCCTCCTCGGCGGCTCCACCGGGAGGGCTTTCGGGCGCGGGCGCCGAGATCGCTCCCGCCGTGCTCATCCAGAAGGTGGAACCAACCTATCCGCCCGCCGCTCTCGCGGCACGGGTCGCCGGGACCGTCGTTCTGCAGGTTTCAATCGACCGGGAAGGCAACGTCACCCGGGTGCGGCCGACGCGGCAGGCGCCGCTCGGGATGACCGAGGCGGCGATCGCGGCAGTGGAGCGCTGGAAATACCGGCCGGCGACCGCGCTCGGCGGCCCGATTCCCTCGATGAAGCTCGTGCGCATCGAGTTCAAACCCCCCCAATGA